The Alicyclobacillus macrosporangiidus CPP55 genome segment TTCAGATCGGCGAACGTGAAAGATCTGCTCGTGCCGGGTTGTGGGTACGGCCGGAACAGTGTTTTCTTTGCAGAAAAAGGCTATCGAGTAACGGCGTTTGATGTATCTGATGTATCGAACTGGCCACTGCGCAGGCTAGGGAACGTTCTATCGACATCGATTACGCAGTGGGGGACATTTTTGACGCCGTATTTCTGACTGGGAAGGAGTTTGACGGGATATATCTGTCCAACGTGCTTCACCTGTTTTTGGCAGCCGAACGGGACAAACTAGTCCGTCGACTGACTTCACTCCTGAAACGAGGCGGTATTTTTGCGTTCTCTTGTATTTCAGTTTTCGACACGAACAACTACGGGATTGGCCCTGAAGTTGAGCCGAATACATTTGAGAAACATGAGGGAAAGCCTCTGCATTTTTTTGATGAGATAGAGATTCGGACGATGCTTGAAGCGGACTACAAGATTTTGGAACAGAAGCTTCATGTTCAAA includes the following:
- a CDS encoding class I SAM-dependent methyltransferase; the protein is MGDIFDAVFLTGKEFDGIYLSNVLHLFLAAERDKLVRRLTSLLKRGGIFAFSCISVFDTNNYGIGPEVEPNTFEKHEGKPLHFFDEIEIRTMLEADYKILEQKLHVQTEADPSGETEDLQLRFVAAQKL